CATGAAACTTGGGTCCAATTAGTGTGTTAGGTCTGCGATCAACATCCTACACCGTTACCAATTGGGTCCACAATAATGGATACAGAACAAACCAATCAATTCCTTAAGAAGtggttgaattttcattgtcatCCTTAATTTGTAAACGTGATAGAACACACACATGGCGAGTGTTATATAACATTTACGCCTGGAGATGTCAGTAATTGGCACCTCATTTTCAAGCCAAGTATTACTGGAAGGTATTAGCCCCTAAGGAGAAGTAAATTGTGAAAGAATGCGATTATCACTTCGCCCTATTCATATTTCAATACATGGTTCAAAGCTAATACTTGAGAGATACCCCATGTGCAGGGGGGCCAAGGCGGAGAAGCAAACCTAGAGTTATCAGCTAAAACTATTCAGGATAGGCAGCAATCAACTGCAGACCTACCCAGCTTCCCCCTTTTTCAGCACCATAGATACTTTTCTGAGCAGCATCCAAGAAATTTCTGCCGCTAGATAAGCTGGCATGGGTAGTTTCTCACCCATCGTCCTCCTCAGCCTTCCTCAAACGTTTCCATCTTTGCTCTTCATGCAGTTCAACATCCACTTGCATCTCATACCGCCTAGTAGCCCGCTCTTCCTCTGAAAGTTTGGGAGCAACATTGTGACGCTTGAAGTGTGACTCAATCCCATTGTGATGACTTGAATCACAATACCCTCTgccttctctttccttttcatcAACATCAAGTGTCAATTTTCTGATGAACACAGAATAGAAGCAGAGGAAAAATGAAATGACAACCTTTCATGAATGGATTGAATGAATCAATTACAAGTATTGAATGTATTCAATGATTGATAAAGAACCCTGAGTTATACTACttatagagattttttttaaagtgaaaaaCTCTTGAACCATCACTTCTtaagtttttggtttttaacTCCTTAAGTTTCTGGTTGTTAACTCATTCCAAAGATCAACAGCCGAGGCAACATAAAGCAAACTATTCCTTATTTctttagaaatggaattcattaACCAAGAAAGTACCAAATTGTTAACACGCAGCCAAGCACTATGAAGAACAAGTTGATCAGCAGGAGTAGCAGCAATCGAACCATTAATGAATGCCACCTTGTTCTTGACAGTCAATGCCATGGTGATTGATCGACTCCATGCAATGTAATTATCTCCAGAAAAAATTTCTGAAACGAGGAGGGCACCAGGATTGTCATTTGGATGTAGATAAGAAGGACTAGAGGAATAATCTGAGAGATTTATGACAGAGCGAGGAGAAGTGGCAGAATTGGTAGAATCCATTTCAGGAATCTATTAGAGAAAGTGCAAGAAAtgaaagaagacgaagaagacaacaacaaaaattctCGAGCAGAATTTTGTAATTCAGATTTCAAGAATTCAAAGTTTTAGAGACGAGAAGATGAATTTGCAGAAGCAAGAATGATTttcaatctgataccatgtcaatttTCTGATGAACACAGAATAGAAGCAgaggaaaaatgaaatgaaaacctTTTGTGTGAATGAATTAATTACAAGTACTGAATGTATTTATACTAATGAAAGACAATAACAGAAAATAACTAACTTTCTGaatctttttctaatttaaCACATGCTATTTTAGACTTTAATTCCATTTGCTCAATTTATGAGGCTATACTACAACATCAAGATTTCTGTCTACTAGTCTTCCCCTTTTCCCCTTCTGCAGTGACATTTTCTAAATCTGATTGTTTCCTGGATGATGAATgcttttgattctttaaacagCTATGATGGTGCTTCATCCGGGGCTCCTTTTCACTATGAGCCTTCTTCTTGGGTTTCTGTTCTTCAACCTAGCAAATGATCTCATAATTGAGAACAATCAGAAACATCTTTAATtccaaatttttcaagaaatgataAGCTTAATTCCTAATGCATTTTTCGAAGAAGTTTAGACTATTGCAGCTCATACATTTTCCAACTGAAATTCTCCTCCAGAATATcatttaattcttgtttttctttggaCAATGAATAACTAATCCTATTTACAACAGCACAAACTCCTTGAAGCGAAACTTGACCAACCAAAACACCTTAGCACAAAATACTCCTGTATTTCTCTCTTTATTCAAACCATTATAGTACTTTCCAACTAGctacataaatcaataattctAACCCAGGGGAAAGAAAAACATTTCTGTTGTAGAAGTAGCTAAttgcatctcatctcacttttcagttttatatattttttgacaaCCGGAAGTTTGACTTCCACAAACAATCCCTATACAGTGAACAAGTATTTTAGTCAATTTAAAATGAGCATAGCAAGTTAAGATTAGATTGTAAACTCTAGTTCCGCGAAACAGCTTCTAAACTGTTGTACCagaaacccttttttttttttctttttttatgataGGTAAAGAAACTTTCCCATCAATGATTCAATAGCATCACCTTATACCACATCCAACAGAAGCCAGAGACTTGTTTGCCTAAAGAGTCTCAAATAGTCCACATAAACAGCTCTTAATATTCCCCTTTAgatcaaacaaatcatgaaTATTCCCCATTTTTTAATCCCGAGACGAATTGCGAGAATAGAACCCCATAAAATTTCTTTCCAGCGTAAAAAATTGAGAACAGGAGGTGGACGTTCCACGGTGAGTGAAGGTGCagatcaagagagagagaaaaggagggTGTCGGGCTAGAGAAACAGAGGCTCGGTGCGGCGGACCTTTGTCTTTAGGGAAACAACACTTCTCgtctaatatttattaaaatgattaatcttttcatatgattttaaagttaaTTCAATATTAGATTACGTGATAAACGCGGAGAAGCTTCTTATTGTCACACGGCTGGGCAAGTTAAGAGCAGAAGGGAGGTCGGCGGCTTGAGGCATGGCACACGAGGAACAGACAGAACTTAGGGCACACGAAGAACTGAAGACTAGAGTTCAGCTTATGTCGTGGGCTGCTGGTGGAGAGGCCTGCTGGTGGGCCGAACCAAATAAGAAAGAAGCTGGGCCGTATGGGCCATGAGCTGCAGAAGAGTTGATCCTTTTAAGTAAACTGTAAGGGCCTTTAGCCCAGTTAGATTAAGGACTTTTTAGTAAAATGCATATTATAGTACATAAGGTCTCTGTAAGAGATTTAACCTATCATCTGGAATATTCTACTGTTCATCGCTACTGTGGAGGTCCTTTCCCTCGAAGAAAGTGTTGCTACTGCCGTGAGgcttttttatcaatattacaGTCCCTTATACATTCCATTATATCCACTACTACCATTAGCTTATTACAAGTGGTATCCAAGAGCCCAGATCCTGCTATCCTGAAACTCCAATGGCTGAAGGCACTAGATTGAAGGACCTGCATGAAGGATTTTCATCATTCAAGAAATCAACTGAAGCCTACATAAAAAATTCTGAATCACAATTTACCAACATTAGTGTTGAGCTGCAAGCAGTCCGAATGCAAATGGAAACAATGATGCACCAGTTTCAAGCGTTCGCTTCTGAGATGCAAAAATCACATGCAAAAAGCAGCAACCATGGAGAAAACAGTGGACAACATATGTTGCCTCAAGCGGGTGACATACAGCCTCGATCCGTACGGATTGACTTTCCAACCTTTGATGGGGATGATCCACAAGGCTGGCTGTACAAGGTAAAACAGTTCTTTGCATTTCACAATACTTTACCTCACCACCGTTTACGTTTGGTATCATTTCACATGGTGGGAAAGGCTTTGGTTTGGTTTCAAGGCCTTGATGAGTCTGGGTTGTTAACTGAATGGGATGATTTTGTGAATGCTTTACTGATCCGTTTTGGCCCTAGTAGCTATGATGATCCGGTGGAACAAATTACTAGACTAAGGCAGATGGGTTCAGTTGAGGAGTATAAGACTGCCTTTGAGTTGATTGCCAATAGGCTAAGGCGTTTGGATGAAAGTGACAAACTAAGTTGCTTTATCAGTGGATTAAAAGACGATATCCGTTTGACGGTTAAAATGTTTAACCCTCACACCCTACTCACAGCTTATAGGCTGGCTAgaattcaagaagaaaaactaTCCCTCCATAAAAAGCCAAACCCACGACCAAACCTGTCCCAAAATATTGAACCAGCCTCATTCAAATACCAACCACCACAGAACCCCAACCCTTCAGAAAATCACCAACCATATAACAAGGCAATAGTACCAGTGCAGAAAATCAGTCcaaatcaaatgaaaataagaagagaaaaaggcttGTGTTACCATTGCGACTCGAAATGGCACCCAGGACACCGATGCAATAGCccaaaactttatttaattgaagaagttgtagaggaggaggaggagacagTGGAAGACACGGGTCAGTGTTCTGTCCAGATTGACAAAGAAGGTGTGTGTGAGGTCGGACAGGACATGCAAAAGACTCCAGAGATTTCCTTACAGGCTATTATTGGCTCATTGGGCCCAAAGACTATGCGGGTGAAGGGGAAGATTGGCCCTAAGTGGGTCGTTATTCTCATTGATTCGGGAAGTACCCATAATTTCCTGGATCCAGGAGTGCTTACAAGGGTTTCCATACCCATAGTAGCAGAGGATAAGGTCAGGGTTAAGGTGGCTAATGGGGAGTTAGTAGACAGTGAAGGTAAGGTGAAGGGAGTACAAGTTGGGATTCAAGGAGTTGAGTTTTTACTTGATATGTATGTTTTAGTGTTGGCAGGTTGTGACATGGTTTTAGGTGTCCAATGGTTACAAGGACTGGGACCAATTCTTTGGAATTTCAAGGAGTTAACTATGCAGTTTACTTACCAACAGGCTGTTGTGATTCTTAAAGGGCTCACGGGGCACAAATGGATTGAAGAAGGCTCCATTCAAGACTGTAACAGCATGGAGAAAAAAGGGGTCATGTTACAGCTCATCGACGACTCCAACCGAGTCACACCAACTCAAATCCCAGGCAATATACAGAACCTACTCAACCTATACACTGACATTTTTGCTACCCCAAAAGGCCTACCCCCCAACCGTTCCCATGACCACTCCATAACTTTACAACCAGGTACAACACCCATTTCTGTCCGCCCATATCGCTACCCATATTTTCAGAAAGATGAGATTGAGAAGATTGTTAAGGAGTTGTTGAGCTCGGGGGTGATTCGTCCTAGCCAAAGTCCTTATTCATCTCCTGTTTTGTTGGTAAGGAAGGCTGATGGTACGTGGCGGCTGTGTGTGGATTACAGGGCGTTAAACAGTGCTACGGTTAAGGATAGATATCCGATTCCAGTGGTGGAGGAACTGTTGGATGAGTTACATGGAGCCAGAATTTTctctaaacttgacttaaggtcAGGTTATCATCAAATCAGAGTTAAACCAGAAGATGTTCCGAAGACTGCCTTCCGCACTCATGAGGGTCACTACGAGTTCTTGGTTATGCCCTTCGGGTTAACTAATGCCCCCTCAACGTTTCAGAGTTTAATGAACCAGGTTTTTAAACCTTTCCTCAGaaaattcattttagttttttttgatGATATAGTGGTTTACAGTCCAGATGCAGCAACCCACTTGGGCCATTTAAGGGTCACTTTTGACATGTTACGACAGCACCAGTTGTTTGCTAAACTCAGCAAGTGCAGTTTTGGGTGCGAAGAAGTTTCTTACTTGGGCCATTTAATTTCTGGTTATGGTGTAAGAGCTGATCCGGAAAAGATCAAGGCTATGCTAGAATGGCCTAATCCACGATCTGTTAAACAGCTAAGAGGATTTTTAGGCCTCAcgggatattaccgaagattcaTCAAAGGCTATGGAGCTATAGCGGCCAGGTTGACTGACCTTTTAAAAAAGGAGAAATTCCATTGGAATGAAGGAGCCCAAGAGGCCTTTGAAAGGCTCAAAACAGCAGTAACCCAACCCCCTGTATTGGCCCTACCAGATTTTCAGTCTCCCTTTGTGATCGAGTGTGATGCCTCGGGTGAGGCGATTGGGGCTGTGTTAATGCAGAAGGGTAGACCCTTGGCTTATTTCAGCAAAGCCTTAAAGGGAAGAGCTATGGGAATGTCTACGTATGAGAAGGAGTTGTTAGCACTAGTTTCAGCAGTGCAGAGATGGAGGCCCTACTTATTGGGGCAGGCTTTTGTGATTAAGACTGACCATCAAAGTCTTAAATTCCTACTCGATCAACGAATAGGAACCCCCATGCAGCAAAAATGGATATCTAAGCTATTGGGCTATGACTTTGTCGTGGAGTTcaaaaaaggaaaggagaaTGTAGTAGCCGATGCCTTGTCTAGGCAAGGAGAGGAAGCTGAGATCACCTTGTCACTCATTTCATTACCAACTTGGGACTGGATAGAGGATATCAAGGGGCATTATGGAGAAGACTCAAAAGTGCAAGAATTATGGCAAAGGCACCAAAAAGGGGAACTCACTAGTCCCTATACTGTCAAGAATGGTATGATGCTGTACAAAAACAGGTTGTACATTCCAGCTAATCAAGGGTTAATTCAGAAACTACTGGAGTTAATTCATAGCAGCCCTATGGGTGGTCACATGGGATTTGATAAAACCTTACACCGGCTAAAAAGAGATTTTTATTGGCCTGGACAGAAAGCGGATGTGAAGACTTTCTTAAAGAATTGCGACACATGTCAAGTGGTGAAGGTAGATAATACTCTACCTAGTGGACTTTTACAGCCCCTACCCATTCCCTCAAAACCATGGACCGATATCACAATGGATTTTGTCGATGGGTTGCCTAGGTCTGAGAGATTCAACTCCTTATGGGTTATTGTGGATAGATTTACAAAATATGCTCACTTTGTACCACTCTGTCACCCCTACACAGCTAAGGATGTAGCGAAACTGTTTATGAAACATGTATTCAAGCTACATGGTATGCCAAGCTCAATTGTTTCCGACCGAGACTCCACTTTCACAAGTAGATTTTGGAAGGAATTATTTTCTTTGCAGGGAGTGCAGCTGGCTTTTAGCACAGCTTACCACCCTCAAACAGACGGGCAAACAGAGGCTGTTAACAAGTGGGTTGAGAACTACCTaaggtcttatgttggggataAACCTAAGAATTGGTCTCACTGGATTGAATTAGCCGAGTGGTGTTACAActcaagcatgcatgcatctatCAAACTTACGCCATTTGAAGCATTGTATGGCTACAAACCTCCAAAACTAACAAGCTATGTACCAGGAACCTCAAGGTTAGAAGAAGTAGAGGTTACCTTGCGTGACCGTGAGCAGCTGTGGGTCCTGTTAAAGCAAAATCTCATTAAGGCACAAGATAGAATGAGTAAATATGCTAATCTGAAAAGGAAGGAACAAACGTACCAAGTGGGGGATTGGGTATTTTTGAAGCTCCAACCGTATCGGCAATCATCCCTCACTACTCGGCAGAACCTCAAACTCAGTCCAAGGTTTTATGGACCGTTCGAGGTAGAGCAGCGAATCGGAGAGGTGGCATACCGTTTGAAGCTTCCAACCACTGCACAGATCCATAACGTGTTTCACGTTTCACAGCTGAAACCGAGACTCAATCAAGGGGCTTTACCCATAGCAACCCTTCCTCCTGTAGACAAACAAGGGGCCATTAAAGTGGAACCGGCTGAAGCATTAAACCGGAGGTTGAAGAAGGTGAAAAACAAACCGGTAGTGGAGGTTTTGGTCCGTTGGCATGGGCAATCTGCAGAGGAAGCTTCCTGGGAGATGTACCATCAGCTTTGTGAAGAATTTccccaccttgtgggcaaggttttCTGAAGGAAAGGGGAGTTGTCACACGGCTGGGCAAGTTAAGAGCAGAAGGGAGGTCGGCGGCTTGAGGCATGGCACACGAGGAACAGACAGAACTTAGGGCACACGAAGAACTGAAGACTAGAGTTCAGCTTATGTCGTGGGCTGCTGGTGGAGAGGCCTGCTGGTGGGCCGAACCAAATAAGAAAGAAGCTGGGCCGTATGGGCCATGAGCTGCAGAAGAGTTGATCCTTTTAAGTAAACTGTAAGGGCCTTTAGCCCAGTTAGATTAAGGACTTTTTAGTAAAATGCATATTATAGTACATAAGGTCTCTGTAAGAGATTTAACCTATCATCTGGAATATTCTACTGTTCATCGCTACTGTGGAGGTCCTTTCCCTCGAAGAAAGTGTTGCTACTGCCGTGAGgcttttttatcaatattacaGTCCCTTATACATTCCATTATATCCACTACTACCATTAGCTTATTACACTTATCTTCTCCATGGGAATTATACTGAACGACTACATCAAAGCTTACGTGATAAACGCGGAGAAGTAAATCATGTGATTCCCAAGCTTCTCCATGGGAACGAACATCCATTCTTCCTTGTGTTATGTGCGTCACACGTTCTTAACACTGAGTTGACCCAATTGAGTGTCTCTGGCCTCTTTTGGTCATGTGCGATCCACATCATGACGTGCATGGCAATTATTCCTGCAAGCAACAAATTGTCTATTAAAggtattcaaaaagaaaacacgTGTGGGGTACTCACTAAAGAAACCATGGATTCTTACGGGAGTCATTATTTTCCAAGCAAAGGGAGAAAAAGCtatagaaagaaaaagcaaGTGTTGTGAGCTTTCTTGGATCCTTCGGTGAAAGAAATGTAATTAAAggtattcaaaaagaaaacacgTGTGGGGTACTCACTAAAGAAACCATGGATTCTTAGGAGGGTCATTTCAATTTTCAGAGCGAAGGGAGAAAaagctataaaaagaaaaagcgaGTGTTATGAACTTTGTTGGATCCTTCCGTGAAAGACAGAGAGATGGGAGAGACAAAGACTGAGGGCAAGTTTTTCTTCGAAGCGACGCGTAATGCATACCTTTTTttgacaaagaagaagaaatttgcTGATCAGTTTGAAAGTAGCAGCTTCTCTGGTAATGCCCAGGAAATTTCATTAGAGTTTAATTACACAGTGACAGTGACCCACTCATACCATCTTGATCCACTTCCTTAATATAAAGCTCCTTACTCACATGTCTCTCTGCACTCAATAACTCGTGACCCTTCTTCCTTCAAAGAAGCTACCAAGATTTCAATCTCTTCCATGGCCATCCCAAATGTCTCCTTCACCTCCCCTTCTTCTTCCCATCCTCGGATTCATGATGTGTTTCTGAGTTTCAGAGGGGATGATACCCGCAACACCTTTACCGGTCATCTACATCACGCTCTCATTGAAAAGGGGATCAAAACCTTCATAGATGACAAGGATCTTCGGAAGGGAGACGAAATCTCCACACTTTTGGAAGCCATTGAACAATCTAAAATTTCCATCATCATCTTCTCTAAGACCTATGCCACTTCCACGTGGTGCTTAGATGAACTT
This sequence is a window from Carya illinoinensis cultivar Pawnee chromosome 9, C.illinoinensisPawnee_v1, whole genome shotgun sequence. Protein-coding genes within it:
- the LOC122275818 gene encoding uncharacterized protein LOC122275818, with amino-acid sequence MDSTNSATSPRSVINLSDYSSSPSYLHPNDNPGALLVSEIFSGDNYIAWSRSITMALTVKNKVAFINGSIAATPADQLVLHSAWLRVNNLEREGRGYCDSSHHNGIESHFKRHNVAPKLSEEERATRRYEMQVDVELHEEQRWKRLRKAEEDDG